A single genomic interval of Nostoc commune NIES-4072 harbors:
- a CDS encoding serine hydrolase domain-containing protein: MTAYLQACLANRYFMGSVLVARAGEILLSAGYGMANLEHDVPNTQKTKFRIGSITKQFTATAILQLQEQGLLSVHQKISTYLPDYPNGEQISIHQLLNHTSGIPNFNELDNFEQITKIKVTLDNLIARFSGEPLEFTSGERSTHILSR, encoded by the coding sequence ATGACAGCTTATCTTCAAGCATGTCTGGCAAATCGCTACTTCATGGGATCGGTATTGGTTGCCCGTGCAGGTGAAATACTGTTGAGTGCAGGCTACGGCATGGCTAACCTGGAACATGATGTTCCCAATACACAAAAGACAAAGTTTCGCATCGGTTCCATTACCAAGCAGTTCACCGCGACAGCAATTCTGCAACTTCAGGAGCAAGGTTTGCTATCGGTGCATCAAAAGATTTCAACTTATTTGCCCGACTACCCTAACGGCGAGCAAATTAGCATCCATCAACTCCTCAATCACACTTCAGGGATTCCTAACTTTAATGAACTTGATAACTTCGAGCAGATAACGAAAATCAAAGTAACCTTAGATAATTTGATTGCCCGGTTTAGTGGTGAACCACTAGAGTTTACGTCAGGTGAACGCTCAACGCACATTCTTAGTAGATGA
- a CDS encoding TetR family transcriptional regulator, translated as MNDSALTPERILDAAEEVLRRYGLAKATVVDVARFLEVSHGTIYRHFPSKAALRDAVAERWLHRVSTPLAAIAEEQGSAIERLHRWFEQLMTLKRQKVLNEPELFATYSAIAQEARGVVQAHIAELVSQVAAIVESGVSSKEFKVTDPQVAAKAVFQAMVRFHHPAHASEWSDPDIDTDFAQVWRLIVAGLVVGELMV; from the coding sequence ATGAATGATTCAGCTTTGACACCGGAGCGGATTCTCGACGCTGCCGAAGAGGTTTTGCGTCGTTACGGTCTGGCAAAGGCAACAGTCGTGGATGTGGCTCGCTTTTTAGAGGTGAGCCACGGCACAATTTATCGGCATTTTCCCAGCAAGGCTGCCTTGCGCGATGCGGTAGCAGAACGGTGGTTGCATCGGGTTTCTACACCGCTAGCAGCGATCGCCGAAGAACAGGGTTCCGCCATTGAACGGTTGCATCGATGGTTTGAGCAACTCATGACTCTGAAACGTCAAAAAGTTTTGAACGAGCCAGAGTTGTTTGCAACCTATTCTGCGATCGCTCAAGAGGCGCGAGGAGTAGTTCAAGCTCACATTGCTGAACTAGTAAGCCAAGTTGCTGCGATCGTCGAGAGTGGTGTTTCCAGTAAAGAGTTTAAGGTAACAGATCCGCAGGTAGCAGCGAAGGCAGTCTTTCAAGCGATGGTTCGATTTCACCATCCAGCCCACGCATCCGAATGGAGCGATCCAGACATCGACACGGATTTTGCCCAAGTATGGCGCTTGATAGTTGCTGGTCTTGTGGTGGGTGAGTTAATGGTTTAG
- a CDS encoding phosphotransferase enzyme family protein, whose protein sequence is MTEEFNTQRVENLVAIAEQFAGLGKVTGVKAFGSGNINDTFLVDIDFSEEQYFVLQRINTQVFRQPQLIMQNMRIFTEHVRNRLQHTPLNRRWEVPRVLLTKDALDYCRDADGSFWRAISFIEGSQSFDTMRDRSHAKEIGYALGMFHNLISDLPPEKLADTLQGFHITPLYLQHYEEVLAKTSVCQSSEVNYCLQFVSDRQTFAHILENAKVEGKLPLRLMHGDPKINNVMFDTATLQAVSVIDLDTVKPGLVHYDIGDCLRSGCNPAGEETENWHSVYFDTDLCQGILQGYLSVAKAFLTENDYAYIYDAIRLIAFELGLRFFADYLAGNVYFKVKHPEHNLARAIVQFKLTESIESQETQICNIIKDMK, encoded by the coding sequence ATGACAGAAGAGTTTAATACACAGCGTGTAGAGAATCTGGTGGCGATCGCAGAACAATTCGCTGGGCTAGGGAAGGTTACAGGCGTTAAAGCTTTTGGAAGTGGTAATATCAATGACACCTTCTTAGTAGATATAGATTTTTCAGAAGAACAATATTTTGTCCTGCAACGCATCAACACGCAGGTATTTCGGCAGCCACAACTGATTATGCAAAACATGCGTATCTTCACTGAGCATGTTCGCAATCGGTTACAACATACACCTTTAAATCGTCGCTGGGAAGTACCACGCGTACTATTAACTAAGGATGCTCTAGACTACTGTCGGGATGCAGACGGCTCCTTTTGGCGGGCGATTAGCTTTATTGAAGGTTCCCAGTCTTTCGATACTATGCGCGATCGCTCACACGCAAAAGAAATCGGTTATGCCTTGGGGATGTTCCACAATTTGATCAGCGATTTGCCACCAGAAAAACTTGCTGATACCCTTCAAGGGTTCCATATTACACCGCTTTATCTCCAGCATTACGAAGAAGTGTTAGCGAAAACTAGTGTGTGTCAATCTTCGGAAGTTAATTATTGTTTGCAATTTGTTAGCGATCGCCAAACCTTTGCACATATCCTAGAAAATGCCAAAGTTGAAGGCAAGCTACCCTTGCGTCTGATGCACGGCGATCCAAAAATTAATAACGTGATGTTTGATACTGCTACCCTGCAAGCCGTCAGCGTTATCGACCTCGACACTGTTAAACCCGGTCTGGTACATTACGACATTGGTGATTGCTTGCGATCGGGTTGCAATCCGGCTGGAGAAGAAACCGAGAATTGGCACAGTGTTTATTTCGATACCGACCTGTGTCAGGGAATCTTACAAGGTTATCTCTCGGTAGCAAAGGCGTTTCTGACTGAGAATGACTATGCATATATATACGATGCAATTCGTCTCATCGCCTTTGAGCTAGGATTGAGGTTTTTTGCTGATTATTTAGCTGGGAATGTCTACTTTAAAGTTAAACACCCAGAACATAATCTTGCCAGAGCGATCGTTCAGTTTAAGCTTACCGAAAGTATTGAATCGCAAGAAACGCAGATTTGCAATATTATTAAAGACATGAAATGA
- a CDS encoding ATP-grasp domain-containing protein encodes MSKYDFHYFQGSTLSDLFAQDSTDASYGFILNYPATASWAAYPNRKKYFIQDGSSEATKTSFDKICQKEPWKNLAVLGDRIPGIVIIQPPKSLLEYWQEHFGFSQSNIEMMDCSTYLDDLSHSERFDKLISLFPFDHLKPEKHAVDPDTHYRLLSKVTLAELGVQCPKYESYNLHQVNIEDIQLPQYPYLIKTSHGLSGEGTYIIKSASDLNYCFEEIRKYLNIKLLDTIIVSEFVKNEVQNYCVQFYVNKLGEITLIGTTSQLVTPEGNYLGGLIDYRNTDMSKFFEMIANVGQYAHKQGYFGMIGFDVLEDKDGEFYAIDANFRVNGSTPLCLQRNTLLGLGKGVAKYSSDYRMEGTLDSILTTLKPELDRKDLIILSALEKIKYGKINTDIYAIVTGETMQKMQHIERKLQSKGLQWLP; translated from the coding sequence ATGTCAAAATACGACTTTCATTATTTTCAAGGGAGTACTCTTTCTGATCTGTTTGCTCAAGATAGCACAGATGCATCTTACGGGTTTATTTTAAATTACCCTGCAACTGCAAGTTGGGCTGCTTACCCCAACCGGAAAAAATATTTTATTCAAGATGGCAGTAGTGAAGCCACCAAAACCTCCTTCGACAAGATTTGTCAGAAGGAACCTTGGAAAAATCTGGCTGTGTTAGGCGATCGCATTCCTGGAATTGTGATTATACAACCGCCAAAGTCGCTGCTTGAATACTGGCAAGAGCATTTCGGCTTCAGCCAGTCCAATATTGAAATGATGGATTGCTCGACTTATCTCGATGATCTTAGCCACAGCGAACGCTTTGACAAACTCATTAGTCTATTTCCCTTTGATCATCTCAAACCTGAAAAACACGCTGTTGATCCAGACACGCATTACCGCTTACTCAGTAAAGTAACCCTAGCCGAATTGGGAGTGCAATGTCCAAAATACGAAAGCTACAATCTGCACCAAGTAAATATCGAAGACATTCAGTTACCACAATACCCCTACTTAATTAAAACCTCCCACGGACTCTCAGGAGAAGGCACTTATATCATTAAAAGCGCCAGCGATTTGAACTATTGCTTTGAAGAAATTAGGAAATATCTCAATATTAAGTTGCTCGATACAATTATTGTCTCGGAGTTTGTCAAGAACGAGGTGCAGAATTACTGCGTACAGTTCTATGTCAACAAACTAGGAGAGATAACCCTTATTGGTACTACCAGCCAACTCGTCACTCCAGAAGGCAACTACTTAGGCGGACTGATTGACTACCGCAACACTGACATGAGCAAGTTCTTTGAAATGATTGCTAACGTTGGTCAGTATGCTCACAAACAGGGTTATTTCGGCATGATTGGTTTTGATGTGCTGGAAGACAAAGACGGAGAATTTTATGCGATCGATGCCAATTTCCGAGTCAATGGCTCGACTCCGTTGTGCTTGCAGCGTAATACCTTACTGGGACTAGGAAAGGGAGTAGCTAAATATTCCAGCGATTACCGCATGGAAGGTACGCTGGATTCAATTTTAACCACGTTAAAACCAGAACTAGATCGCAAGGATTTAATTATTCTGTCGGCTTTAGAGAAGATAAAATACGGAAAAATAAACACTGACATTTATGCGATCGTTACTGGAGAAACTATGCAGAAAATGCAGCATATCGAGCGTAAATTACAGAGCAAGGGATTACAATGGCTTCCTTAA
- a CDS encoding glycosyltransferase family 4 protein encodes MKAIIVMPLAEQRGGGEMMLWDLVQQGRNAGVEWLVIFLEDGPMVEQVKSLGIDARVVESGRLRQIYRFIAAVFRIAAIARRERADIIVNWMWITHISGGLAAMLAGLPAVWYQLEVPSDKTWLVRIATLIPARAIITLSQDGKQAQAEIWPHRPTPLVYPGVALDRFEPNALPSPEEARRKLGLPLHGPLIGIVGRLQRWKGMHVLVQAMPKILQKYPDAHCVVVGGKHDLEPDYEDFLKAEIASLGLKEQVIMAGLQRNIPEWVQAMDVFVHASDKEPFGIVIIEAMALGKPVIAGDAGGPTEIITDGMNGLLTPYGDAEKLAIAILRYLDEQEFAQSAGVAARQRALDFSTQNYAQNFISVLRSAKA; translated from the coding sequence ATGAAAGCAATTATTGTAATGCCACTGGCCGAGCAACGAGGTGGCGGTGAAATGATGCTTTGGGATTTGGTACAGCAAGGGCGTAATGCTGGTGTTGAGTGGCTGGTGATATTTTTAGAAGACGGCCCGATGGTTGAGCAAGTAAAGTCCCTTGGTATTGATGCGCGAGTTGTGGAAAGTGGACGTTTACGCCAAATCTACCGTTTTATTGCTGCCGTTTTTCGGATAGCTGCGATCGCCCGCCGCGAACGTGCAGATATAATTGTCAATTGGATGTGGATTACGCATATATCTGGAGGTTTGGCGGCGATGCTGGCGGGCTTACCTGCTGTATGGTATCAGCTAGAAGTGCCTAGCGATAAAACTTGGTTGGTACGAATCGCTACTTTAATCCCAGCGCGTGCAATTATCACCCTCTCCCAAGATGGCAAGCAAGCACAGGCAGAGATTTGGCCCCACAGACCAACACCTTTAGTTTATCCTGGTGTTGCATTAGACCGATTTGAGCCTAATGCTTTGCCGTCTCCAGAAGAAGCACGGCGAAAACTAGGCTTACCTTTACACGGGCCGTTAATTGGAATTGTTGGGCGATTGCAACGATGGAAGGGAATGCACGTATTGGTGCAAGCGATGCCAAAAATTTTACAGAAGTATCCTGATGCTCATTGTGTAGTGGTTGGCGGTAAGCACGATTTAGAACCAGATTATGAGGATTTTTTAAAAGCTGAAATCGCCTCCTTGGGCTTGAAAGAGCAAGTAATTATGGCTGGTTTACAGCGTAATATTCCAGAGTGGGTGCAGGCGATGGATGTATTCGTTCATGCCTCGGATAAAGAACCCTTTGGAATTGTGATTATTGAAGCGATGGCGCTGGGTAAACCTGTGATTGCTGGTGATGCAGGCGGCCCGACAGAGATTATTACCGATGGCATGAATGGATTATTAACACCTTACGGTGATGCAGAGAAGTTAGCGATCGCAATTCTCCGCTATCTTGACGAGCAAGAGTTTGCCCAAAGTGCCGGAGTAGCCGCCAGGCAACGCGCTCTCGATTTCTCAACGCAGAATTATGCTCAAAACTTTATTAGTGTACTTCGTTCTGCTAAAGCTTGA
- a CDS encoding DOMON-like domain-containing protein gives MSEQIFSLQPFSSTKSLPNLKIAGNIARNGNQLAIRYMLEGNLKEIAIAPPSNTPSRKHELWEDTCFEFFLGIKDSAQYWEFNLSPAGHWNVYRFDGYRQGMQEETAFEKLPFNVQNQADGLILVLDVDLDKIISAEQAVELGITTVIKNRNGEVTYWALTHQGVKADFHLRDSFILEF, from the coding sequence ATGAGCGAACAGATATTTTCCCTACAACCCTTTTCTTCTACAAAATCCTTACCTAATTTAAAAATCGCAGGTAATATTGCCAGAAATGGTAATCAACTTGCCATCCGCTATATGCTTGAGGGCAATTTAAAAGAAATTGCAATCGCTCCACCATCAAATACTCCATCACGCAAGCATGAACTTTGGGAAGACACCTGCTTTGAGTTCTTTCTTGGCATCAAAGATTCTGCACAGTATTGGGAATTTAACCTTTCCCCCGCCGGACACTGGAATGTCTATCGCTTTGATGGATATCGTCAAGGAATGCAAGAAGAAACAGCGTTTGAAAAACTACCGTTTAATGTTCAAAATCAAGCTGATGGTTTAATACTTGTGTTGGATGTAGATTTGGATAAAATCATCTCGGCAGAACAAGCTGTTGAACTTGGCATTACTACCGTTATTAAAAACAGAAATGGTGAGGTGACTTACTGGGCGTTAACTCATCAAGGTGTAAAGGCTGACTTTCATTTACGAGACAGTTTCATCCTTGAGTTTTGA
- a CDS encoding Tudor-knot domain-containing protein, which produces MDKSIIQLVDELPTDNITVKVLKALDYVAPSEWSNLTGFENNIRSITGVSDAKVIQKIRDRDLRSTDDNGYAVGQKVKCWDDDQEAWYSATIEQIQNQQYFVHYIGYDSSYDEWVDSDEIS; this is translated from the coding sequence ATGGATAAATCAATTATTCAGTTGGTTGACGAATTACCAACTGACAATATCACTGTCAAAGTTTTAAAAGCTCTTGATTATGTAGCACCAAGTGAGTGGAGCAATTTGACAGGATTTGAAAATAATATTCGCAGCATTACAGGAGTTAGCGATGCTAAGGTGATTCAGAAAATCCGCGATCGCGATCTTCGCTCTACAGATGACAATGGATATGCAGTGGGTCAAAAAGTAAAATGTTGGGATGATGACCAAGAGGCTTGGTATTCCGCAACAATTGAGCAAATCCAAAATCAGCAATACTTCGTTCATTACATTGGTTATGACTCATCCTATGATGAGTGGGTTGATAGTGACGAAATTTCCTAA
- a CDS encoding MFS transporter: MVQSQEDDISVEASSLPPVPIQEILEDRALTETVLFPTPKLFLKISKPEIRTSLTALTYESLFATIFYGVIGGALLSNFLLELGAGPVEIGLLAAIPQMVNLLQPLGAYLVNRTTSFRWYFISIFIPSRLVWLILLPAIVLVSSSHLAGYQVVQLTLAILLLSNIIEAFGRAPWLGWSAVLVPQRLRGRYFGFRNSIVGLTNLIGVPLLGLAVSVWPGGTLQGYGAMLVLGILLGLISQICQFWMTDVNPQLLTATGSDTFQPQSHGIDFSFLKDANFCKFVLYLSIWCFAVNISAPFFNLYMLDNLDIDISVVTIYHGLGTGANMLMLLLWGKLADRIGNRPLLLLVGVLVAVTPLLWLGVGSDQISFWIWLPLLHILAGGTWAAIDLCTNNLMMGISPVRYQSTYFAIAGAVAGITGAMGISVGSFLTTLPFIEGLLGLFVLSGLLRMAALVFLAFVQEQRSVPVSQLMRVLFPIRQSPNLIEVKE; encoded by the coding sequence ATGGTTCAGTCCCAAGAAGATGACATTTCAGTAGAAGCTAGTTCTCTTCCCCCTGTCCCGATTCAAGAAATTTTAGAGGATAGGGCATTAACAGAGACGGTACTTTTTCCAACTCCGAAACTGTTTTTGAAAATTTCTAAGCCAGAAATTCGCACAAGCCTTACAGCGTTAACTTATGAGAGTCTGTTTGCTACGATTTTTTATGGTGTCATCGGCGGCGCGTTGCTCAGTAATTTCTTGCTAGAGTTGGGTGCTGGGCCAGTAGAAATTGGTTTGCTCGCCGCTATTCCTCAGATGGTGAATCTGCTTCAACCACTGGGAGCATATTTGGTAAACAGAACTACCAGCTTTCGATGGTATTTCATATCTATCTTTATCCCATCGCGGTTGGTGTGGTTGATTCTTCTGCCAGCGATTGTGCTGGTTAGTTCATCTCATCTGGCTGGATACCAAGTAGTACAGTTGACATTGGCAATTTTATTGCTAAGTAATATTATTGAAGCTTTCGGTCGTGCGCCTTGGCTTGGGTGGTCTGCTGTGTTAGTACCTCAACGGTTGCGGGGGCGATATTTTGGCTTTCGCAATAGCATTGTCGGCTTGACTAACCTTATTGGTGTGCCGTTGCTAGGTTTAGCAGTATCGGTTTGGCCTGGTGGAACACTTCAAGGCTATGGTGCAATGTTGGTTCTAGGAATTTTGCTAGGGCTAATCAGTCAAATCTGTCAGTTCTGGATGACTGATGTAAACCCGCAGCTTTTAACAGCCACAGGTTCAGACACATTCCAACCCCAGTCTCATGGTATAGATTTTAGCTTTCTCAAAGATGCTAATTTTTGCAAGTTTGTACTTTACCTGAGTATTTGGTGCTTTGCTGTTAACATCAGCGCTCCCTTCTTTAACCTCTATATGCTAGATAACCTGGATATAGATATTAGTGTGGTAACGATTTATCACGGTTTAGGAACTGGTGCGAACATGTTAATGCTGCTTTTGTGGGGGAAACTAGCCGACCGAATTGGGAATCGTCCGTTACTGCTATTGGTGGGAGTCTTGGTGGCGGTGACACCTCTGCTGTGGCTGGGAGTTGGAAGCGATCAAATTTCTTTTTGGATCTGGTTACCTTTGTTGCATATACTAGCTGGCGGGACGTGGGCGGCAATTGATTTGTGTACCAACAATCTGATGATGGGAATATCGCCGGTGCGTTATCAATCTACTTACTTTGCGATCGCAGGTGCAGTTGCTGGTATAACTGGAGCAATGGGTATCAGTGTTGGTAGCTTTCTAACGACTCTACCTTTTATCGAAGGTTTGTTAGGGCTGTTTGTTCTCTCAGGCTTATTAAGAATGGCTGCACTTGTGTTTTTGGCTTTTGTTCAAGAGCAGCGCTCAGTACCAGTCAGTCAGCTAATGCGAGTCTTGTTTCCTATTAGGCAGTCACCCAATCTAATTGAAGTAAAGGAATAG
- a CDS encoding KAP family NTPase: MAQTEINDISADSSLVDPEKDLLGHANFAKYLAESICRMSYPEGFVIAVYGSWNSGKSTLLNFVVHYLQQKPEEEKPIIVPFNPWLFSGHQNITRRFFDQLKNVLSQESSVPKGLKERVADFAAVISDIPLPYAQTGKALVALLDDKDKEAGELKEEVEDTLAQQQRRIVITIDDIDRLAAEDIKQLFRIFKAMRNFTNIVYLLVFNKEVVMKTIADTKEISEEAYLEQIIQVSFELPNPDKTSLRRLLFEKLDYIFSQTSKQQINQTRWGDIYFQGIEHFITNIRDITRFINTLTVTYPAVKDEINPVDFLAIESLRVFCPKIYSIIHQNPHIFVGEVNLSIDELKNLLNTWIAQLRDEDKQPVKNLLIHLFPKLKFILGNTSLDEKQLEWREQLRVCSLEIFPIYFRLSLSAGELSNIQIKIILGLVENIDKFRNYLIELTKQKLPNGTTQARVFIEQLENSTEEIPVNYIPSVVEALFDVSEQLLSQDDESHSILAFSNEVIISRCISQLLCQINETSRFELLKKVITQGKALPIINHEIAILKEQQSQYGTDKSNYDEKWLVNAQHLKKLEEMTDSIEVKTDTNYE; the protein is encoded by the coding sequence ATGGCACAGACGGAAATTAACGATATATCGGCAGATAGCTCCTTAGTTGATCCAGAAAAAGACTTACTAGGACATGCGAACTTTGCCAAGTATCTAGCGGAAAGTATTTGCAGAATGTCTTATCCTGAAGGTTTCGTTATTGCAGTTTACGGTTCTTGGAACTCTGGCAAATCTACATTATTAAACTTTGTAGTTCACTATCTTCAGCAAAAGCCAGAGGAGGAGAAACCAATCATCGTTCCTTTTAATCCTTGGTTATTTTCTGGACACCAAAATATTACAAGGCGATTTTTTGACCAACTAAAAAATGTTTTAAGCCAAGAGTCATCTGTGCCAAAAGGTTTGAAGGAGAGAGTAGCTGATTTTGCCGCCGTTATTTCAGACATTCCTCTACCCTATGCTCAAACTGGCAAGGCATTAGTAGCATTATTGGACGATAAAGACAAGGAAGCTGGCGAATTAAAAGAAGAAGTAGAAGACACGTTAGCACAGCAGCAACGGCGAATAGTCATAACAATTGACGATATTGATCGGTTGGCTGCGGAAGATATCAAGCAGTTATTTCGTATTTTTAAAGCAATGCGAAATTTTACTAATATTGTCTATCTTCTGGTTTTTAATAAAGAAGTTGTAATGAAAACAATTGCAGATACTAAAGAAATATCTGAAGAAGCATACTTAGAACAGATTATTCAAGTTAGTTTTGAGTTACCTAATCCTGATAAAACTTCACTTCGCAGGTTGCTTTTTGAAAAGCTGGATTATATATTTTCTCAAACCTCAAAACAACAAATCAACCAAACTCGCTGGGGTGATATTTACTTTCAAGGAATAGAACACTTTATTACTAACATCCGCGATATTACTCGTTTTATTAACACTTTAACGGTGACGTATCCAGCAGTAAAAGATGAAATAAACCCTGTTGATTTCCTTGCCATTGAGTCTTTGCGAGTCTTTTGCCCAAAAATTTATAGTATAATCCATCAAAATCCTCATATTTTTGTAGGAGAGGTAAACCTTTCAATAGACGAACTCAAAAATCTTCTGAATACCTGGATTGCTCAACTGCGAGATGAAGACAAGCAGCCCGTTAAAAACCTACTAATACACCTTTTCCCTAAGTTAAAATTCATTTTGGGTAATACTTCTCTAGATGAAAAGCAATTGGAATGGCGCGAACAGCTACGTGTATGTAGTTTAGAAATATTTCCTATTTACTTTCGTCTGTCATTATCAGCAGGTGAATTGTCTAATATTCAGATAAAAATCATCCTTGGTTTAGTTGAAAATATAGATAAGTTTAGAAATTATTTGATAGAACTTACTAAACAAAAACTTCCAAACGGCACAACGCAAGCCAGGGTGTTTATAGAACAGTTAGAAAATTCTACTGAAGAAATTCCTGTGAATTATATCCCTTCAGTTGTAGAAGCTTTGTTTGATGTCAGCGAGCAATTATTATCTCAAGATGATGAATCTCATAGCATTCTTGCTTTTAGCAATGAAGTTATCATTAGTCGTTGTATCTCGCAACTCTTGTGTCAAATTAATGAAACATCACGGTTTGAGTTGCTAAAAAAAGTAATTACCCAAGGGAAAGCGTTACCAATAATTAATCATGAAATTGCAATATTAAAAGAGCAACAAAGTCAATATGGTACAGATAAATCTAACTATGATGAGAAATGGCTTGTGAATGCACAGCACCTCAAAAAACTAGAAGAAATGACTGACAGCATAGAGGTAAAAACTGATACTAACTATGAATAA
- a CDS encoding isoaspartyl peptidase/L-asparaginase translates to MTKQQQGRVGDTALVGCGLYADNKIGGCSTTGDGESIIPVVLAKTAIDFLSEDRHPEEAAQMAIDTLVSQVKGEAGCILIDRQGRVGWAYNSSHMACAYMTEGQDKVAVFTKK, encoded by the coding sequence ATTACGAAGCAGCAACAAGGTCGCGTTGGTGACACTGCGCTTGTTGGCTGTGGTTTATACGCTGATAATAAAATCGGCGGTTGCTCAACAACAGGTGATGGCGAGTCAATTATCCCCGTGGTTTTGGCTAAAACTGCGATCGATTTTTTGAGTGAAGACAGACACCCAGAAGAAGCCGCACAGATGGCGATTGATACTTTGGTTTCTCAAGTTAAAGGTGAAGCTGGATGCATCCTTATAGACCGTCAAGGACGGGTTGGCTGGGCGTATAACTCATCACACATGGCTTGCGCTTATATGACCGAAGGACAAGACAAGGTGGCTGTCTTTACCAAGAAATAA
- a CDS encoding DUF72 domain-containing protein produces the protein MPERSVFENWREQTPPNFVFTVKGSRYLTHMKKLKDPIEPLSRLMERASGLQEKLGPILFQFPHTWHINLERLQPFLELLQTYPKQKFTVEFRHPSWLVPQVYKLLESAGVALCLPVSPTVPLDVCLTTPWTYIRMHSGQWDIMGYWLQR, from the coding sequence TTGCCAGAACGGTCTGTGTTTGAAAATTGGCGCGAACAAACACCACCTAATTTTGTTTTTACCGTCAAAGGTAGCCGCTATCTCACCCACATGAAGAAGTTAAAAGACCCGATAGAACCGCTATCTCGTCTGATGGAACGTGCATCTGGATTGCAAGAAAAGCTCGGCCCGATTTTATTTCAATTTCCTCATACCTGGCACATTAATCTTGAGCGTCTTCAGCCATTTTTGGAATTACTGCAAACTTACCCAAAACAAAAATTTACGGTTGAATTTCGTCACCCAAGCTGGTTGGTTCCCCAAGTTTACAAACTACTAGAAAGTGCAGGTGTAGCCCTTTGCTTACCTGTAAGCCCAACGGTTCCTCTTGATGTGTGTTTGACTACTCCTTGGACATATATCCGTATGCACAGTGGGCAATGGGATATTATGGGATATTGGCTACAGCGATGA
- a CDS encoding IS982 family transposase, which translates to MLNEIISIYAIIDDLLKAIGHNEDCRREMNDAEIITTAITSAMFFNGNHSKACTYMKEHKLISNMLEKSRFNRRLHSVSMLINDLFHQVGMALKEISDSTEYLLDSFPVPICDNIRIFNVKIIQSAQYRGYIASKKRYFYGVRVQLLTTKNGIPVEFVFMPGSANDVRALNALPLNLPPGSEIYGDSAYTDYTIEDDLEQTSHISLKVMRKKNSKRQDQPWNQYIKQHTRHYIETVFSSITCVFPKSIHAVTYQGFLLKLQAFIFSFTLQQAFIE; encoded by the coding sequence ATGCTAAACGAAATAATTTCCATATATGCTATCATAGACGACCTGTTAAAGGCGATTGGGCATAATGAAGATTGTCGTCGAGAGATGAATGACGCAGAAATTATTACAACGGCAATAACATCGGCGATGTTCTTTAATGGTAATCATAGTAAGGCTTGTACCTATATGAAAGAACATAAGTTGATATCTAATATGTTAGAAAAGTCACGATTTAACCGGAGATTACACAGTGTCTCAATGTTAATCAACGACTTGTTTCATCAAGTGGGAATGGCACTGAAGGAAATTAGTGATTCCACTGAATATCTTTTAGACTCGTTCCCAGTGCCCATCTGCGATAACATCCGTATCTTTAATGTAAAAATAATACAGTCGGCGCAGTATAGAGGTTACATCGCATCGAAAAAACGATATTTTTACGGGGTTCGAGTTCAGTTATTAACAACCAAAAATGGTATTCCTGTCGAATTTGTGTTTATGCCTGGTAGTGCCAACGATGTACGTGCTTTAAATGCCTTACCCTTGAATCTACCACCTGGTAGTGAAATTTATGGTGATTCAGCTTACACCGACTACACGATTGAGGATGACTTGGAACAAACAAGTCACATTTCTTTAAAAGTCATGAGGAAAAAGAACTCCAAGCGTCAAGACCAGCCTTGGAATCAATATATTAAACAACATACTCGGCATTATATCGAAACTGTGTTTAGTAGTATCACTTGTGTTTTTCCAAAATCAATACATGCAGTCACTTATCAAGGGTTTTTACTTAAGCTACAAGCATTCATTTTTTCTTTTACTCTTCAACAAGCTTTTATTGAATAA
- a CDS encoding DUF72 domain-containing protein: MGNGILWDIGYSDEELSTWAERIRSFLTQGINVYVYFNNDPNGHAIRDAHKLYILLGCC, from the coding sequence GTGGGCAATGGGATATTATGGGATATTGGCTACAGCGATGAAGAGCTATCTACATGGGCCGAGCGTATCCGTTCATTTCTGACGCAGGGGATTAACGTTTACGTTTACTTCAATAATGACCCCAATGGACATGCTATTCGTGATGCTCATAAATTGTATATTTTGTTGGGATGTTGTTGA